A genomic stretch from Halorhodospira halophila SL1 includes:
- a CDS encoding glutamate--cysteine ligase, giving the protein MSGVPSQPGEPVTDVAQLAEHLERGSRPPEQWRIGTEHEKFVHHLEDFSPVPYAGERGIGAFLEGLVRFGWQPVHEDGRVIALKREGGASVSLEPGGQVELSGAQLETLHEACVEVREHLQQVDTVARELQIGFSGFGFHPVWRREQIPWMPKARYGVMGRYMPKVGHLGLDMMLRTCTVQVNLDFSSEADMVRKFRVGLALQPIATALFANSPFTNGQPNGYLSYRSRVWEDTDPDRCGMLDFVFESGMGFERYVDYVLDVPMYFVYRDGQYIDCAGESFRDFMAGRLPQLPGERPTLSDWDDHLTTLFPEVRLKQFLEMRGADGGPWRGLCALPALWTGLLYDDAALAAAEALIRDWSVEEMRALRHEVPRTALHTPFRETTVGALAREVLTIASDGLRNRQRLDQRGRDERRHLERLWEIVDAGRTPAEDLLSAYHGRWGGSLDPIFTEYAY; this is encoded by the coding sequence ATGTCAGGAGTCCCCAGCCAACCCGGTGAGCCGGTGACCGATGTCGCGCAGCTGGCAGAGCATCTTGAGCGCGGTTCCCGGCCCCCGGAGCAGTGGCGGATCGGCACCGAACATGAGAAGTTCGTCCACCATCTGGAAGACTTCAGCCCGGTGCCGTACGCGGGGGAGCGCGGCATCGGCGCCTTCCTCGAAGGGCTGGTGCGCTTCGGCTGGCAGCCGGTGCACGAGGATGGACGGGTGATCGCCCTCAAGCGCGAGGGCGGTGCCTCGGTCAGCCTTGAGCCCGGCGGACAGGTGGAGCTCTCCGGGGCGCAGCTCGAGACCCTGCACGAGGCCTGTGTGGAGGTCCGGGAGCATCTGCAGCAGGTGGACACCGTGGCCCGCGAGCTGCAGATCGGGTTCTCAGGGTTCGGTTTTCACCCGGTTTGGCGGCGCGAGCAGATCCCCTGGATGCCCAAGGCGCGTTACGGCGTGATGGGCCGCTACATGCCCAAGGTGGGTCACCTGGGGCTGGATATGATGCTGCGCACCTGCACGGTACAGGTGAATCTGGACTTCTCCAGTGAGGCGGACATGGTCCGCAAGTTCCGGGTCGGCCTGGCCCTGCAGCCGATCGCCACTGCGCTGTTTGCCAACTCGCCGTTCACCAATGGCCAGCCCAACGGCTATCTCAGCTACCGCAGCCGGGTGTGGGAAGACACCGACCCCGATCGCTGCGGCATGCTCGACTTCGTCTTCGAGTCCGGTATGGGGTTCGAGCGCTATGTGGACTACGTGCTCGATGTACCCATGTATTTCGTCTATCGCGATGGCCAGTACATCGACTGCGCCGGCGAGTCGTTCCGCGATTTCATGGCGGGGCGACTGCCGCAGTTGCCGGGAGAGCGGCCGACACTCAGTGACTGGGACGACCATCTGACGACGCTCTTCCCCGAGGTGCGGCTCAAGCAGTTTCTGGAGATGCGCGGGGCGGACGGTGGCCCGTGGCGGGGGTTGTGCGCGCTGCCGGCACTGTGGACGGGGCTGCTCTACGATGACGCGGCCCTGGCTGCGGCCGAGGCGTTGATTCGTGACTGGAGTGTTGAGGAGATGCGCGCCCTGCGCCACGAGGTCCCGCGAACGGCGCTGCACACCCCGTTCCGCGAGACGACTGTGGGGGCATTGGCCCGGGAGGTGCTCACCATCGCCAGCGACGGACTGCGCAACCGCCAGCGTCTGGATCAGCGGGGGCGGGATGAGCGCCGCCACCTGGAGCGGCTCTGGGAGATCGTCGATGCAGGGCGGACCCCCGCCGAGGACCTGCTGAGTGCCTACCACGGGCGCTGGGGCGGATCGCTGGATCCGATCTTCACGGAGTACGCCTACTAG
- a CDS encoding AAA family ATPase has product MTDRIPDLEAHRALAEALQAPECYPWPVDTVECIETHISTVLLAGAYVVKLKKPLDLGFLDFSSLERRRYFCDEEVRLNGRLAPQIYLRRVAIAGPATEPRIDGEGDVLEYAVLMRRFPENELMSRLLREGRLPHGAVERLAETVARFHAGLPAAGEDSEYGSPEAVADPMRDNFRALETQSAAASMRGELRALERWTEAQLQRLEPLIRRRRAEGAVRECHGDLHLGNVAWHEDDLIIFDGIEFNPALRWIDTASEVAFTVMDLDFEGARRLRHCFLDRYLEQSGDYQALPLLPLYAVYRALVRAKINGHEVEQGGGSAAQEALCDHVQLAKSYTVAQVPELVITYGLSGSGKSVRARRLVEERGFIRLRSDVERKRLFGLEPRARSDSTLDSGLYSPEATWRTYERLQEQAEGALEAGFSVVVDAAFLKAERRRPFLELAARTGCRFRILHVRADEQTLRERLRKRLAEGRDPSEADETVLDAQLRTAQPPSGEEAAFVETVDADG; this is encoded by the coding sequence GTGACGGATCGGATCCCTGACCTGGAGGCCCACCGGGCCCTGGCCGAGGCACTCCAGGCCCCGGAGTGCTACCCGTGGCCGGTGGACACTGTCGAGTGTATCGAGACCCACATCTCCACGGTGCTGCTCGCCGGGGCGTACGTGGTCAAGCTCAAGAAACCGCTGGACCTCGGCTTCCTGGACTTCTCCAGCCTGGAGCGGCGACGCTACTTCTGCGACGAAGAGGTTCGCCTCAACGGCCGCTTGGCTCCGCAGATCTACCTGCGCCGAGTGGCAATCGCCGGTCCGGCGACGGAGCCGCGCATCGACGGCGAAGGGGACGTGCTGGAGTACGCGGTGCTCATGCGCCGCTTCCCCGAGAATGAGCTCATGAGCCGTCTGCTGCGCGAGGGGCGTCTGCCCCATGGAGCCGTCGAGCGCCTGGCTGAGACTGTGGCGCGGTTCCATGCCGGGCTGCCGGCCGCCGGGGAGGATAGTGAATACGGGTCGCCGGAGGCCGTGGCCGATCCCATGCGTGACAACTTCCGCGCCCTGGAGACCCAGTCCGCGGCCGCCTCGATGCGCGGCGAACTGCGTGCCCTGGAGCGCTGGACCGAGGCACAGCTGCAGCGGCTGGAGCCGCTGATCCGCCGGCGACGCGCCGAGGGCGCGGTGCGTGAATGCCACGGGGACCTGCACTTGGGCAATGTCGCCTGGCATGAGGACGACCTGATCATCTTTGATGGCATCGAGTTCAATCCGGCACTGCGCTGGATCGACACGGCCAGCGAGGTCGCCTTCACCGTTATGGATCTGGATTTTGAAGGGGCCCGTCGGCTTCGCCACTGCTTCCTGGACCGCTACCTGGAGCAGAGTGGCGACTACCAGGCGCTGCCGCTGCTGCCCCTGTACGCCGTGTATCGGGCCCTGGTGCGGGCCAAGATCAACGGCCACGAGGTCGAACAGGGGGGTGGCAGTGCAGCCCAGGAGGCGCTCTGCGACCACGTCCAACTGGCCAAGAGCTATACGGTGGCGCAGGTGCCGGAGTTGGTCATTACCTACGGGTTATCGGGATCCGGCAAGAGCGTACGCGCCCGCCGACTGGTCGAGGAGCGCGGGTTTATCCGGCTGCGATCGGATGTCGAGCGCAAGCGGCTGTTCGGTTTGGAGCCCCGCGCGCGCTCGGACTCGACCCTGGATAGCGGGCTCTATTCGCCGGAGGCAACGTGGCGGACTTACGAACGACTGCAGGAGCAGGCCGAGGGCGCCCTGGAAGCCGGCTTTTCGGTGGTGGTGGATGCCGCCTTCCTCAAGGCCGAGCGACGCCGGCCGTTCCTGGAGCTGGCTGCGCGCACCGGATGTCGATTTCGGATCCTGCATGTTCGGGCCGACGAACAGACCCTGCGGGAACGCCTGCGCAAGCGGCTGGCCGAGGGGCGCGATCCCTCCGAGGCCGATGAGACGGTGCTCGATGCTCAGCTGCGTACAGCGCAACCGCCGTCCGGCGAGGAAGCGGCTTTCGTCGAAACCGTCGACGCGGACGGGTAA
- the hisI gene encoding phosphoribosyl-AMP cyclohydrolase, translated as MIEQNETARPGDGLDWSAVLDTLPFNSDGLLPAIAQQHDSNEVLMLAWMNRQALEETLQTGRVCYYSRSRGTLWRKGESSGQVQHLHELRLDCDGDTLLLRVDQQGPACHTGRRSCFYNVLQGNRVVVSEPPQVDPQTLYGP; from the coding sequence ATGATCGAACAGAATGAAACAGCTCGCCCGGGCGACGGACTAGACTGGTCGGCGGTGCTCGACACCCTGCCCTTTAACAGCGACGGCCTGCTACCCGCCATCGCACAGCAGCACGACAGCAACGAGGTGCTGATGCTGGCCTGGATGAACCGCCAGGCCCTGGAGGAGACCCTACAGACAGGCCGGGTCTGTTACTACTCCCGCTCGCGGGGCACACTCTGGCGCAAGGGAGAGTCTTCGGGGCAGGTCCAGCATCTGCACGAGCTGCGCCTCGACTGCGACGGCGACACCCTTCTGCTGCGGGTGGATCAGCAGGGCCCGGCCTGCCACACCGGCCGAAGGAGCTGCTTCTACAACGTGCTGCAAGGTAACCGGGTGGTGGTCAGCGAACCGCCTCAGGTCGACCCACAAACCCTCTACGGGCCATGA
- a CDS encoding metal ABC transporter permease — protein MDEFILTALAAGLGLALVAGPLGSFVVWRRMAYFGETLAHSALLGVALGFLFGINLNLGILMVCVVVAVLLVVLRQYQRLASDTVLGILAHSSLSLGLVAIAFMEGLRVDLMGYLFGDILAVTPTDLYWIYGGGVLVLGTLIGIWRPLLSLTLHEEMARVEGVRVLPVQLAFMALVAATIALAMQIVGILLVISMLIIPAAAARAFARTPEQMAVIAALIGALAVVGGLAGSFRWDLPTGPAIVVTATAIFAVVTSARGVVAARF, from the coding sequence GTGGATGAGTTTATCCTCACGGCGCTGGCTGCCGGACTGGGGCTGGCCCTGGTGGCCGGGCCGCTGGGCAGCTTCGTGGTCTGGCGGCGCATGGCCTACTTCGGCGAGACCCTGGCGCACTCTGCGCTGCTGGGCGTGGCCCTGGGGTTCCTCTTCGGTATCAACCTGAATCTTGGCATCCTGATGGTCTGCGTCGTGGTGGCCGTTCTGTTGGTGGTCCTGCGTCAGTACCAGCGGCTGGCCAGCGATACGGTCCTCGGTATCCTGGCGCACAGCTCGCTGTCCTTAGGGCTGGTGGCCATCGCCTTCATGGAGGGGCTGCGTGTCGACCTGATGGGCTACCTCTTCGGCGATATCCTGGCGGTGACGCCCACCGACCTCTACTGGATTTACGGCGGTGGGGTCCTGGTGCTGGGGACGCTGATCGGGATCTGGCGCCCGCTGCTGAGTCTCACCCTGCACGAGGAGATGGCCCGGGTGGAGGGGGTCCGCGTGCTGCCGGTTCAGCTCGCCTTCATGGCGCTGGTGGCGGCCACCATTGCCCTGGCCATGCAGATCGTCGGCATCCTGCTGGTGATCTCCATGCTGATCATCCCTGCCGCCGCGGCGCGGGCCTTCGCCCGGACCCCGGAGCAGATGGCGGTGATCGCCGCCTTGATCGGTGCGCTGGCGGTGGTCGGCGGGCTGGCCGGTTCGTTCCGCTGGGATCTGCCCACCGGCCCGGCCATCGTGGTGACGGCCACGGCCATCTTCGCGGTAGTGACCAGTGCGCGGGGGGTGGTGGCGGCGCGTTTTTAG
- a CDS encoding ATP-binding cassette domain-containing protein, translated as MSPVQPLAGRQAADDPLIRLQEVAVTFGGRSILQDVRLEVVPGRITTLVGNNGAGKTTLLRVVVGLTHTAAGRVWRAPQVRIGYVPQHFSVDANLPITARRFMALSGRANAARWQEVVADTGVEELLDQPLQGLSGGEMRRILLARALLQHPSVLALDEPAAGLDGRSQGALYRLIGTLRQRYGCAVVIISHDLNLVMAASDEVLCLEHGRIACRGAPASVIEHPEYQKLFGSHLGPDTGVFPHDHHDHSGPALAGGGRG; from the coding sequence ATGTCCCCAGTGCAGCCGTTAGCTGGTAGGCAGGCCGCTGACGATCCGCTGATCCGTCTCCAGGAGGTGGCCGTGACCTTCGGCGGGCGATCCATACTCCAGGATGTCCGCCTGGAGGTGGTGCCCGGCCGGATCACCACCCTGGTCGGCAACAATGGCGCCGGCAAGACCACCCTGCTGCGGGTGGTGGTTGGGCTCACGCATACGGCTGCCGGGCGGGTCTGGCGGGCCCCGCAGGTGCGCATCGGCTACGTTCCGCAGCACTTCTCGGTGGACGCCAACCTGCCCATTACGGCACGGCGGTTCATGGCGCTGTCCGGGCGTGCCAACGCGGCGCGTTGGCAAGAGGTGGTGGCCGATACCGGGGTGGAGGAGCTCCTCGATCAGCCCCTACAGGGACTGTCCGGGGGCGAGATGCGCCGGATCCTGCTCGCCCGGGCGCTGCTTCAGCACCCGTCGGTGCTGGCCCTGGACGAGCCGGCTGCCGGCCTGGATGGGCGTAGCCAGGGCGCGCTGTATCGGCTGATCGGTACGCTGCGCCAGCGTTACGGCTGCGCGGTGGTGATCATCTCCCACGACCTGAACCTGGTCATGGCGGCCAGCGACGAGGTGCTCTGCCTGGAGCACGGCCGGATCGCCTGCCGTGGCGCGCCGGCGTCGGTGATCGAGCATCCTGAGTACCAGAAGCTCTTCGGTTCACACCTGGGGCCGGACACCGGGGTGTTTCCCCACGATCACCACGACCATTCGGGCCCTGCCCTGGCAGGAGGTGGCCGTGGATGA
- a CDS encoding Fur family transcriptional regulator — MARLHRSLVTGFPSEDHDHDVCRETVLATAEVICRRRGMRFTRLRRRVLELIWDEHRPVKAYELLDRLRGERAGAAPPTVYRTLDFLLQEGLIHRVESLNAYVGCGKPGHVHPVQLLVCRSCAAVAELADDDVARLLQHKAGQMGFQTDSAVVELEGVCPQCSR, encoded by the coding sequence ATGGCCCGCTTACACCGCTCGCTGGTAACCGGATTCCCCAGCGAAGACCACGACCACGACGTCTGCCGCGAGACGGTCCTGGCGACCGCCGAGGTCATTTGTCGCCGTCGCGGCATGCGCTTTACGCGGCTGCGCCGCCGGGTGTTGGAGCTGATCTGGGATGAGCACCGTCCGGTCAAGGCGTACGAGTTGCTGGATCGTCTGCGCGGCGAGCGGGCCGGCGCGGCGCCGCCCACCGTCTACCGCACCCTCGATTTCCTGTTGCAGGAAGGGCTGATCCATCGTGTGGAATCCCTGAACGCCTATGTCGGTTGCGGCAAACCCGGGCACGTACACCCGGTTCAGCTGTTGGTCTGTCGCTCCTGTGCGGCGGTGGCCGAACTTGCCGACGATGATGTGGCGCGTTTGCTCCAGCACAAGGCCGGGCAGATGGGGTTCCAGACCGATTCCGCAGTGGTGGAGCTTGAAGGTGTATGTCCCCAGTGCAGCCGTTAG
- a CDS encoding zinc ABC transporter substrate-binding protein: protein MRALPALLTALTLLACGPAVAAPPQVVASIKPLHSLVAGVTEGVSEPDLLLSAGDSPHTYAMRPSEARAVRNADLVVHISPHMEAFLERALDARGDPDTVLAAADIEGIELLGGRDGDTWGEDGHRHGDDDAHRRDYHLWLDPQNAQIITAAVAERLAALDPRHADTYRENAEAQKQRLAALEADLDERLEPVRGLPYVVFHDAYQYFEQRFGLKAVGAVTVNPEQPPGARHLNELRGQIRELDTVCVFSEPQFEPAIARALVRGLDARAGELDPLGAGLEPGPDAYFQLLERLADGFVDCLVRDEQPGGRGR, encoded by the coding sequence ATGCGAGCGCTTCCCGCACTCCTCACCGCCCTGACCCTATTGGCGTGCGGCCCCGCCGTCGCGGCGCCGCCGCAGGTGGTGGCCTCGATCAAGCCCCTGCACAGCCTGGTCGCCGGGGTCACCGAGGGGGTCAGCGAGCCGGACCTCCTCCTCTCGGCCGGCGACTCTCCGCACACCTACGCCATGCGGCCCTCCGAGGCCCGGGCCGTTCGCAACGCCGACCTGGTTGTCCACATCTCCCCGCACATGGAGGCCTTCCTGGAGCGCGCCCTGGATGCCCGCGGCGATCCGGATACGGTACTGGCTGCCGCCGATATCGAGGGCATCGAGCTCCTCGGTGGCCGCGACGGGGACACCTGGGGCGAGGACGGGCACCGGCACGGCGACGACGATGCCCACCGCCGGGACTACCACCTGTGGCTCGATCCGCAGAACGCACAAATCATCACCGCCGCGGTGGCCGAACGGCTGGCCGCACTCGATCCCAGGCACGCGGACACCTACCGCGAGAATGCCGAAGCACAGAAGCAACGCCTGGCGGCGCTCGAGGCCGATCTGGACGAGCGCCTGGAGCCCGTCCGCGGGCTCCCCTACGTGGTGTTCCACGACGCTTACCAGTACTTCGAGCAGCGTTTCGGCCTCAAAGCCGTCGGCGCGGTCACGGTCAACCCCGAACAGCCCCCAGGGGCGCGCCACTTGAACGAGCTACGGGGGCAGATCCGCGAGCTGGATACGGTCTGTGTCTTCAGCGAACCGCAGTTCGAGCCGGCCATCGCCCGCGCCCTGGTGCGAGGCCTGGATGCCCGAGCCGGCGAACTCGACCCCTTGGGCGCGGGCCTTGAACCCGGCCCCGACGCCTACTTCCAGCTCCTGGAGCGGTTGGCCGACGGCTTCGTGGACTGCCTCGTGCGAGACGAACAACCCGGCGGACGGGGCCGCTAA
- the tsaB gene encoding tRNA (adenosine(37)-N6)-threonylcarbamoyltransferase complex dimerization subunit type 1 TsaB produces MTQTVIVALETATEGCSVAVYCDGDVFHHCEEAPRRHTARLLPMLEAVMAEAGVCGEQVSALAFGQGPGAFAGVRLAASAAQGLCTAWGVPALPVSTLAALAAGGRRRHGGGYVLAALDARMGQVYWGRYRAAGDAGVVLAEGVEAADAPQAVHGGGADWLGVGRGFAAYAEQLPATGAGCDPDALPEARDLLPMALADWRAGRTCHAEAIRPVYLREGI; encoded by the coding sequence ATGACGCAGACCGTGATCGTGGCCCTGGAGACGGCCACCGAGGGGTGCTCGGTGGCCGTCTATTGTGACGGCGATGTCTTCCATCACTGTGAAGAGGCGCCGCGGCGGCACACCGCGCGGTTGCTGCCGATGCTCGAGGCGGTGATGGCGGAGGCCGGAGTCTGTGGCGAGCAGGTCTCGGCGCTGGCCTTCGGTCAGGGGCCCGGGGCTTTCGCCGGTGTGCGCCTAGCGGCCTCGGCAGCCCAAGGGTTGTGCACCGCGTGGGGGGTGCCGGCCTTGCCGGTCTCGACGCTGGCTGCCCTGGCGGCCGGCGGGCGTCGCCGCCATGGGGGCGGGTACGTGCTGGCGGCCCTGGACGCCCGGATGGGGCAGGTTTACTGGGGGCGTTACCGTGCCGCCGGGGATGCGGGTGTCGTGCTCGCCGAGGGGGTCGAGGCCGCCGATGCGCCGCAAGCCGTGCATGGCGGTGGTGCTGACTGGCTCGGGGTCGGGCGCGGCTTTGCGGCCTATGCCGAACAGCTGCCGGCCACCGGCGCCGGATGCGATCCCGATGCCTTGCCCGAGGCGCGCGACCTGCTGCCGATGGCCCTGGCCGACTGGCGAGCCGGCCGCACCTGCCACGCTGAGGCCATCCGTCCGGTCTACCTGCGTGAGGGTATTTAG
- the ectA gene encoding diaminobutyrate acetyltransferase — protein MSEEPSIVFRPPTREDGATIHQLVERTGVLDVNSCYLYLLLCTEFSDTCVVAEEEGALLGFTTGLRLPKRPESIFLWQIGIHPDAQGRGLGKCLVRAFLETPGARDAQVLETTISPSNAASQGLFQAIARERGAEVQVSEYFRDDHFPPGHESEEHYRIAPIR, from the coding sequence TTGTCCGAGGAACCATCCATCGTCTTTCGTCCGCCCACGCGGGAAGACGGCGCCACAATCCATCAGCTGGTCGAGCGCACCGGCGTCCTGGACGTCAACTCCTGCTACCTCTACCTACTCCTGTGCACGGAGTTCTCGGATACCTGCGTGGTCGCCGAAGAAGAGGGTGCGCTGCTCGGTTTCACCACCGGGCTGCGCTTGCCGAAAAGGCCGGAATCGATCTTCCTCTGGCAGATCGGCATCCACCCCGACGCCCAGGGCCGCGGGCTGGGCAAATGCCTCGTGCGCGCCTTCCTCGAAACCCCCGGCGCCCGGGATGCCCAAGTGCTCGAGACCACGATCTCGCCCTCCAATGCAGCCTCCCAAGGCCTGTTCCAGGCCATCGCCCGGGAGCGCGGGGCGGAGGTCCAGGTCAGCGAGTACTTCCGCGACGACCACTTCCCTCCGGGACATGAGTCCGAAGAGCACTACCGGATCGCCCCCATTCGCTAA
- the ectB gene encoding diaminobutyrate--2-oxoglutarate transaminase produces the protein MTLDVMQTIEQHESVVRSYIRTFPKPFDRASGVRVYDTDGNSYLDFFAGASVLNYGHNNPELKKPLLEYLQDDRIVHSLDMASVARAEFLETFHRLILEPRGLHYRVQFPGPTGTNAVEAALKIARKVTGRQRMVSFTNAFHGMTVGSLAVTGNAFKRKGAGFPLTYSESMPYCGYFGQDVDTLDYMDKLLADKGSGVDHPAAIITETVQGEGGLAACSMHWLQGLEELCRKHDLLLIVDDIQTGNGRTGPYFSFEEAGITPDIVTVSKSISGYGLPMSLTLVKPEHDIWEPGEHNGTFRGHNLAFVTAKRALELYWSDDTLQRETERKARRIYEALQELIDKYPRAGGEHRGRGMMRGIRFAHDKELAGTISEIAFEHGLIIETSGPEDDVLKLLPPLIIEDQDLEEGLAIIERALGEAMQRRGLA, from the coding sequence ATGACCCTTGATGTAATGCAGACCATCGAGCAGCACGAGTCGGTCGTGCGCTCCTACATCCGCACCTTCCCCAAGCCGTTCGACCGAGCCAGCGGCGTGCGGGTCTACGACACGGACGGCAACAGCTATCTGGACTTCTTCGCCGGGGCGAGTGTGCTCAACTACGGGCACAACAACCCCGAGCTGAAAAAACCGCTCCTCGAATATCTGCAGGACGATCGCATCGTCCACAGCCTGGACATGGCTTCGGTGGCCCGTGCCGAATTCCTGGAGACCTTCCATCGACTCATCCTCGAGCCGCGCGGCCTGCACTACCGGGTGCAGTTCCCAGGGCCAACGGGCACCAACGCCGTCGAGGCGGCCCTGAAAATCGCCCGCAAGGTCACCGGCCGTCAGCGCATGGTCTCCTTCACTAACGCGTTCCACGGGATGACCGTCGGCTCGCTGGCGGTCACCGGCAACGCCTTCAAGCGCAAGGGCGCCGGCTTCCCACTCACCTACAGCGAGAGCATGCCGTACTGCGGCTACTTCGGGCAGGACGTGGATACGCTGGATTACATGGACAAGCTGCTGGCCGACAAGGGCAGCGGCGTCGACCACCCGGCGGCGATCATCACCGAGACCGTCCAGGGTGAGGGGGGGCTGGCCGCATGCAGCATGCATTGGCTCCAGGGCCTCGAGGAGCTGTGCCGCAAACACGACCTGCTGCTGATCGTCGACGACATCCAGACCGGTAACGGCCGCACGGGCCCGTACTTCAGCTTCGAGGAAGCCGGCATCACCCCGGATATCGTAACCGTCTCCAAGTCGATCAGCGGGTACGGGCTGCCGATGTCACTGACCCTGGTCAAGCCGGAGCACGACATCTGGGAGCCGGGCGAACACAACGGAACCTTCCGCGGCCACAACCTGGCCTTCGTGACGGCCAAGCGCGCGCTGGAACTGTACTGGAGCGACGACACCCTGCAGCGGGAGACCGAGCGCAAGGCCCGCCGGATCTACGAGGCGTTGCAAGAGCTGATCGACAAGTACCCCCGCGCCGGCGGCGAACACCGCGGCCGCGGCATGATGCGCGGCATCCGCTTCGCCCACGACAAGGAGCTGGCCGGCACCATCTCGGAGATTGCCTTCGAGCACGGACTGATCATCGAGACCTCCGGCCCCGAGGACGATGTTCTCAAGCTCCTGCCGCCACTGATCATCGAGGATCAGGACCTCGAGGAGGGCCTGGCGATCATCGAACGCGCCCTCGGCGAGGCGATGCAGCGCCGCGGCCTGGCCTAA
- a CDS encoding ectoine synthase, which produces MIVRHMKDIIGSDREVETDEFISRRIILKEDGMGFSFHETIIKAGTDMFIWYANHLESVYCISGKGEIEVIGGETYTIEPGMLYGLDGHEKHYLRAEEELRLMCVFNPPLTGREVHDENGTYPLLD; this is translated from the coding sequence ATGATCGTCCGCCACATGAAGGACATCATCGGCTCCGACCGCGAGGTCGAGACCGATGAATTCATCAGCCGCCGGATCATCCTCAAGGAAGACGGGATGGGGTTCTCGTTCCATGAGACCATCATCAAGGCCGGCACCGACATGTTCATCTGGTACGCCAACCACCTCGAATCGGTCTACTGCATCTCCGGCAAGGGCGAGATCGAGGTCATCGGCGGCGAGACGTACACCATCGAGCCGGGCATGCTCTACGGCCTGGACGGCCACGAGAAGCACTACCTGCGTGCCGAGGAAGAATTGCGCCTGATGTGCGTCTTCAATCCGCCGCTGACCGGCCGGGAAGTCCACGACGAGAACGGCACCTACCCGCTCCTCGACTGA